From the ANME-2 cluster archaeon genome, one window contains:
- a CDS encoding VTT domain-containing protein, with protein sequence MIENIVTPGTYFGIFVFSCIASSMLPIFLEPVVAGLPAMGFPLMPTVLVVSAGATLGSLTTYFIGRGSEAIAERFNKGGIGERLHGWFNMHEWIGITVVFLGALTPFPFEVVTFVAGFSRFPVRLYTLGCFLGKLAKFVILMLFGNALLSYFV encoded by the coding sequence TTGATTGAAAATATCGTAACACCCGGAACTTATTTTGGCATCTTTGTGTTTTCATGTATTGCCAGCAGCATGCTCCCCATATTCCTGGAACCTGTTGTGGCAGGTCTTCCGGCAATGGGATTCCCACTCATGCCCACGGTGCTGGTGGTCTCTGCCGGTGCAACCCTGGGAAGTCTCACGACGTATTTCATTGGCAGGGGAAGCGAGGCCATAGCCGAGCGGTTCAACAAAGGTGGGATTGGAGAAAGACTTCACGGCTGGTTCAATATGCATGAATGGATAGGCATTACCGTGGTATTCCTGGGTGCCCTGACGCCGTTCCCTTTTGAGGTGGTCACGTTCGTGGCAGGATTCTCCCGCTTCCCGGTACGGTTGTACACGTTAGGGTGTTTTCTGGGCAAACTGGCAAAGTTTGTTATCCTCATGCTGTTCGGGAATGCATTGCTTTCCTATTTCGTCTGA
- a CDS encoding ABC transporter permease: MKFHIIAAKDLKIVLRDRNAILLMFLLPMIIISVAGLALGGEFEQNIRISVLVVDLDNDVVSKGFIEFLEDIDILDVDMESNEFAARERVRNQEYGRLIIIPMDFTQSIMTGQSSELNIMVNPVEDSQNTVLEKIVEGYASGLSTNVVVVKTADAYGIPTYSEEKILEIVSTAQQFTQPPPVEVITESTTTNLAEFSPFTQYVPGFAVMFLLFTTVQIGSASLIKERDAGTLRRLVTAPISRAEIIGGKITSTFIRGFVQLTVLMYFGHVVFDLNLGSSTLALLVLIAAITLASTGLGLLVAVLVRTEDQANSVSNLLVLTMSAVGGSWWPLFIEPQFMQDMAHFTITAWAMEGFYDLLYFDLGLAGIVKEVGWLMFMMVLFFGIAIQRFRFE; this comes from the coding sequence ATGAAATTCCATATCATTGCCGCCAAGGACCTGAAGATCGTGCTGAGGGACCGGAACGCGATATTGCTGATGTTCCTGCTGCCCATGATAATAATATCCGTTGCCGGGCTGGCACTCGGAGGCGAGTTTGAACAGAATATCCGAATAAGTGTACTGGTAGTTGACCTTGACAACGATGTTGTTTCAAAAGGATTTATCGAGTTCCTGGAAGATATTGATATCCTTGATGTGGATATGGAATCGAACGAGTTCGCTGCCAGGGAAAGGGTCAGGAACCAGGAATACGGACGGCTTATCATTATCCCGATGGATTTCACCCAATCCATCATGACGGGACAAAGCAGTGAACTGAACATCATGGTAAATCCGGTCGAGGATTCACAGAACACGGTTCTTGAGAAAATAGTGGAAGGTTATGCCAGTGGATTGTCGACCAATGTCGTGGTTGTCAAGACGGCAGACGCGTACGGGATTCCCACGTATTCTGAAGAGAAGATATTGGAAATCGTGTCTACTGCACAACAGTTCACGCAGCCCCCTCCCGTTGAGGTCATTACCGAAAGTACTACGACCAACCTGGCTGAATTTTCGCCTTTTACCCAGTATGTTCCCGGATTCGCGGTTATGTTCCTCCTGTTCACCACAGTACAGATAGGTTCGGCCAGTCTCATAAAGGAACGGGACGCAGGAACATTACGACGGCTGGTCACGGCCCCCATCAGCAGGGCAGAGATCATAGGAGGCAAGATTACCAGTACGTTCATTCGGGGATTTGTGCAGCTTACGGTCCTGATGTATTTCGGGCATGTGGTATTTGACCTGAATCTGGGTAGTAGCACGCTGGCCCTACTGGTACTGATAGCAGCCATCACGCTGGCATCCACAGGACTGGGATTGCTGGTGGCCGTACTGGTGAGAACAGAGGACCAGGCAAATTCAGTATCCAACCTGCTGGTATTGACAATGTCAGCTGTTGGCGGTTCATGGTGGCCGCTGTTCATTGAGCCCCAGTTCATGCAGGATATGGCGCATTTCACCATAACGGCATGGGCCATGGAAGGATTCTACGACCTGTTGTATTTCGACCTGGGACTGGCCGGGATAGTGAAAGAAGTAGGGTGGCTGATGTTCATGATGGTCCTCTTTTTCGGGATTGCCATTCAACGGTTCAGGTTTGAATGA
- a CDS encoding ABC transporter ATP-binding protein: protein MNSDIIITVKDLVKTYNGHTAVDGVSFEIKRGEIFGLLGPNGAGKSTIISILCCLLEPTRGRVLIDGFDIHDDSTQIKKVIGVVPQEISLYPTLTARENLVFYGRIYGLSRRALKSRVETLLDMVGLTERGNDLLEGFSGGMKRRINIAAALLHEPGIVFLDEPSTGVDPQSRRRIYDTIQDLNRQGMTVLLTTHQMEDAEKLCHRIAIVDKGKMIAMDTLGGLLKMVGENDMIHIVAPEILPGSVESITNLPNVRKVSLDGGNMTIQLVRGRESLAGIIELLISSGTRVESIRITEPDLETLFLHLTGTKLRG, encoded by the coding sequence GTCAAGACATATAACGGTCATACAGCTGTTGATGGAGTTTCTTTCGAGATAAAGAGGGGCGAGATATTCGGGTTGCTTGGCCCAAACGGTGCGGGAAAGTCCACGATCATATCTATTCTGTGCTGTTTGCTGGAACCCACCCGGGGCAGGGTCCTCATTGATGGATTTGATATTCATGACGATTCCACCCAGATAAAGAAGGTCATAGGTGTTGTGCCCCAGGAAATAAGCCTGTACCCCACACTTACCGCAAGGGAGAACCTGGTATTCTATGGGAGGATATACGGTCTCTCTCGCAGGGCCCTGAAGTCGCGGGTAGAAACACTCCTGGATATGGTCGGCCTGACCGAGCGAGGCAATGACCTGCTGGAAGGATTCTCAGGAGGGATGAAGCGCAGGATAAATATTGCCGCTGCACTGTTGCACGAACCCGGGATAGTATTCCTGGACGAACCATCCACTGGTGTTGACCCGCAAAGCCGCAGGAGGATATATGATACTATCCAGGACTTAAATCGGCAGGGCATGACCGTGCTTTTGACCACTCACCAGATGGAAGATGCAGAGAAATTGTGCCATCGTATAGCCATTGTGGATAAAGGAAAAATGATCGCCATGGACACGCTTGGTGGATTGCTCAAAATGGTTGGCGAGAACGATATGATACATATCGTGGCACCTGAGATACTTCCCGGATCGGTAGAATCCATAACGAATTTGCCAAATGTCAGGAAGGTTTCACTGGATGGGGGGAATATGACCATCCAGCTGGTACGGGGCAGGGAATCACTGGCAGGCATTATCGAACTCCTGATATCTTCAGGAACCAGGGTAGAATCCATCCGCATCACCGAACCTGACCTGGAAACCCTGTTCCTTCACCTGACAGGGACGAAACTGAGAGGTTAG